The Salinispora tropica CNB-440 genome has a window encoding:
- the metF gene encoding methylenetetrahydrofolate reductase [NAD(P)H]: MALGLPSILPNPQSAIGELIRDRRPTFSFEFMPPKTAQGERLLWQAIRELESLRPSFVSITYGAGGSTRDTTVAVTERIATETTLLPMAHLTAVNHSVAELRHVIGRLAAAGVRNVLAVRGDPPGDPTGEWIPHPDGVDYAEDLVRLVRDAGDFSVGVAAFPYKHPRSPDIDSDTAYFVRKCRAGAEFAVTQMFFDADEYLRLRDRVVAAGCDTPIIPGVMPVTKISTIERSEQLSGAPFPPALAARFERVADDPEAVRQLGVEQASEMCQRLLDEGVPGIHFITFNRSTATREIWRNLRVSNPA; the protein is encoded by the coding sequence GTGGCGCTTGGTCTTCCATCGATTCTCCCCAACCCGCAGTCGGCGATCGGGGAGCTGATCCGCGACCGCCGGCCGACCTTCTCCTTCGAGTTCATGCCGCCGAAGACAGCGCAGGGCGAGCGGTTGCTCTGGCAGGCCATTCGAGAACTGGAGTCGCTGCGTCCGTCGTTCGTCTCGATCACCTACGGCGCCGGTGGCTCGACCCGGGACACAACCGTGGCGGTGACCGAACGGATCGCCACCGAGACCACGCTGCTGCCGATGGCGCACCTGACAGCGGTCAACCACTCGGTGGCCGAGCTGCGTCACGTGATCGGGCGGCTGGCCGCTGCGGGCGTGCGCAACGTGCTCGCCGTGCGCGGCGATCCGCCCGGCGACCCCACCGGCGAGTGGATCCCGCACCCGGACGGCGTGGACTACGCGGAGGACCTGGTCCGCCTGGTCCGCGACGCAGGTGACTTCAGCGTTGGCGTTGCCGCCTTCCCGTACAAGCACCCCCGTTCGCCCGACATCGATTCCGACACGGCGTACTTCGTCCGCAAGTGCCGGGCCGGAGCCGAGTTCGCGGTCACCCAGATGTTCTTCGACGCCGACGAGTACCTTCGGCTGCGGGACCGGGTGGTCGCGGCGGGCTGTGACACGCCGATCATTCCGGGTGTGATGCCGGTAACGAAGATCAGCACCATCGAGCGGTCGGAGCAGCTTTCCGGCGCGCCCTTCCCGCCGGCCCTGGCCGCGCGCTTCGAGCGGGTCGCGGACGACCCGGAGGCGGTCCGTCAGCTCGGTGTGGAGCAGGCCAGCGAGATGTGCCAGCGGCTGCTGGACGAAGGTGTTCCCGGCATCCACTTCATCACCTTCAACCGGTCCACCGCGACTCGGGAGATCTGGCGGAATCTGCGAGTCAGCAACCCCGCGTGA